From the bacterium genome, the window GGGCTTGGCCTTGTTGAGGGCGATATCCTTGACCTTGCCCTTGTTAAAACCGGAGACGGTCACCGGGTCGCCGTTGCGCATGCCGCCGGCGTCCTCAAAGGCGATCTTCACCAGGTAGTTGTTCCGGCCCACGTCAATGCGGTTGAACCAGAGGAGGCCTGCTATCAGCAGGGTGATGGCGGATAGGACCACCACGCCCACTATTATTTCGTTACGGCGATTGGACATGATAACCTTTAAATAAAAAATTGAAAATAGAATACTGGATTACTGTCATCCCGAGATGCCTTATTACCTCACAAATTGAGGGATGCTTCAATTTGTAAGGCGAAGAAGCCTGCCTCAGCATGACATATGCGTAAAAGCGCCAAAGTTTAATAGCTGATTACTGCAAAACAGAACTGTCGGGCAGGGCAGGACTTTCGTCCTTCTTGAATTTCTTCTGCAGCCAGGTGTCGAACTCAAAATCCAGGATGCCTTTCCTGAAATGCAGAACCAGCTTGGCCGTGGCAAAGCCTATCACCGCGCCGGCCAGGACGTCAGACGGATAGTGCCTTCCCAAATAAACCCGGGACAAGGCTACTCCCGCGGCAGCGGTGTAGCAGGGTATGGCTATCCTGGGATACTGGTGGGCAAAGACCGTGGCCAGGGCAAAGGCCCCGGTGGAGTGGCCGGAGGGGAAGGAGGAGTTCGAGCGCTCGGTCGGCCCTTCGGGCCGCGGCCGGTTGACTGCGTTCTTCAGGCCGTAGGTAAGCAGGGCCGAGGCCAGGTCGGCGGTCAGGGCCAGCTTGGCGTTCTGCCGGGCTTTCTCCCCGCCGAACAGGCCCACCCCGGCGCAGAGGGCAATGCCGATCTCGGCCTCGCCGGCATCGGTCAACAGTTCCATCGGCTTGTCCAGCCAGTCTCGCTGCCAGCGGTCATGGATCTGGTTGAACAGTCTCTGGTCTAAACTTTGGGCTTGGCACTGGGGGATTACATAAAAAGCCAAAAGCAGGAGGTAAAAACAGATTGCTATTTTTGATTTTTTATTTTTCATTTTTTATCTTTTAGAACCTGGTCAGGTCCACGTGTCCCAAGGCTCCCAGCATGGTCACCGCCTTCTGGGGGCAGACCTCAAAACACAGCCCGCAGCCTATGCACTGGCCCCGGATCACCTTGTGGTGCTCGTTCTTCTTGCCGATGATGCAGTCGGTGGGGCAGACCGGCTTGCATTGACCGCAGCCGTTGCACTGCAGGCCGATGAAGGCGGTGGGCCGGATGGGTATCCGGTCGATGTAGCTTTTGGGCGGGCACTTGATGACGCAGATGGAGCAGGAGCGGCAGCGCTGGTAGTCTATCTTCGGCAGGGAGCCCTCCCAGCTGACGGCCCCATAAGGGCAGGCCTCCAGGCAGACCCCGCAGGTGGTGCAGCCGCTCTGGCAGGCTCCGGTGAATCCTTCGTGCTTGGACTGGTTGCTGCAGGCTAAAAATATCTGCTGGCTCTTGGGCGACAGTTTGAATATCTGCTTGGGGCAGGCCTTGGCGCAGCGCCCGCAGCCCCGGCATTTGGTGAAGTCAACCTTGGGCAGGCCCTGCTTTCCCACGGTGATGGCCCCGTAGGGGCAGGCGGCCACGCAGTCCCCGAAACGCAGGCAGCCGTACAGGCACTGGCGGGGACCGCCGAAGGTCAGCATGGCGGCCCGGCAGGTGGATATGCCCTGATGCTCAAACCGGTCGGCGGACTTGTGGGAATCGCCCTGGCAGATCAGGAAGGAGACCTCGGCCTGCATTCCGGCGTTCTTCTCGGCCCAGAATTCCAGCAGCTTTGAGCGCAGGCTCTCTCCGCCGGGAAGGCACAGACCCAGGTCGGGCTCGCCCTGCTCCAGCCGCCGGGCGTAGCCCAGGCAGCCCTGGTAAGAGCCGCACAGCCCGCAGTTCAAGCCTGGCAAGAGGTCAAGTATTTTTTGGGAGATTCCCATAGAAATATTAGTGGTCTCAGTGTTCATGTTGAATGTGCATTAAATATATATCTGCGATAATAGTTCGACTAACGCTCACCACAACGTCTGCGAAATCGTTCGGCAGAGCCTGCCCTGAGTGGTGCCGAAGGGCTCACGACGGCGTCTGCGGATGAAAAACCTATTTGACCAGCATCAAAAGGCCCTGAAAGGCGATCCACAAGATGCCCGAAGCCAGCAGGAAGGAGGGCCAGCCCTTTAAAGATTTATGAAACAGCCCGGTCTCCAGCCGGGCCCGCAAGTGCGAAACCAGCATCAGGGAAGCCAGGAAACTGGCCGACATTCCCAGCAGGGTCAGGGCCATCAACCCGAACGATGCCGGCGGGTACTGCAGCAGCACCAGGGCCGCCGCCAGGGCCGGAAAATTCAAATGGAACACAGGCAGGTTCTGTTCCAGCCGGGGCCAGGGTTTCAACAATCTGGCTAAAGCCCAGTTGAGACCCGGCATCATCAGCAACAGCAAAGGCAGTTCAAAGGCCGCCATCTTCAATGGGGCGATAACCTGGAAATGCAGCAGCCAGGCCAGCAGGCCGTATGCCAGCATGGTCAAGGCCCCCAGCAGCCCGTAGTAAAAGGCCTGGCGGTGGTTCAGGCTGGCGCCCTGGGCGGCGGTGGGGATCAGGCCCAGGCTGATCCAGGGATTAAGGGCCAGCAGTCCGGTCAGGAATGATAAGGCGAAAGGTGCGGTCATTTTTTATTTTTAACAAGCAGGTTGAAGATCGCCAGCAGGATCCCGGTCAAGAGGATCCCGCCGAACAGTGTATTGAGCAGGGGCCAAGGGGCCGGGGGGAAAACGCTGAAACCGGCCAGGCGGCCCTGTCCGATCATTTCCCGGACCAGGGCTATGGCCAGCATAACGGCCAGGGTTCCCACCCCGGTACCGGCGGCATCGAACATGGCCCGGTCAATGGTGGTGTTGTAGGATAGAAGCTGGGCCCGTGAGTACACCAGGGGCGAGGCCGCCAGCAGGGCATACAATATCCGGGTGTTATCCGGCAGGGAGGCAAAGGCCCCGGACAGAAAAACCGCCAGGCCCGACAGCAATATTGAGGAGAGGATCACCTGGGGCCAGAGGGGGACCTTTTTCTGGAACAGCTCGCCCACAGCCGATGAAACCAGGCTGTTGAACAGCAGTAAAAGAAGGACGATGGCTCCCAGAAAAAATGCCTGGCCCACGGTGGAGGTACCGGCCACAGCCAGAAATATGCCGAGTCCGGAGAACATCACCGGATTCTCGGACCAGAGATTTTTCAGGAAAAGCTGTTGTTTGGATTCTGAAGGAAGGCGCATAGAAAATCAGTTTTAAATTTTGTGAGATTAAAATCACAATCGGCTAACCGGCAAAGGATTAAAACTTAAGTATAATTTCTTTGACGGACAAAGTCAAGAGAAAAGCCTTGACAGGACAGGTTTTATTTTAGTATGATAGTCGGCCTGTTTTAAAAAGGCTTTTGCAACTCATGATTTTGCTGTAAATATGTCATCCTTCGGTTTGTTAAAAAATGGTGCTGTTCTCAGGATGACATATAGGCAGTGGTTTGAAGCAAATATTGTTAATCATGTAAATCCTGTCTAATGGTATTAGCCGGGTACTCAAAACTTCTCACACAAGGTAGGTATGGCAAAAAATCTCGTCATCGTTGAATCACCGGCCAAGGCCAAGACCATCGGCAAATACCTGGGCCGCGATTATTCCGTCATCTCCTCCATGGGGCACGTCCGGGACCTGCCGCCCAGCAAGCTGGGGGTGGACCTGGCCAAGGACTTTGAGCCCCAGTACGTGGTCATCAAGGGCAAGGCCAAATTAGTGGCCCAGATCAAGGCCAAGGCCAAGGAGGCCGA encodes:
- a CDS encoding Rnf-Nqr domain containing protein, translated to MRLPSESKQQLFLKNLWSENPVMFSGLGIFLAVAGTSTVGQAFFLGAIVLLLLLFNSLVSSAVGELFQKKVPLWPQVILSSILLSGLAVFLSGAFASLPDNTRILYALLAASPLVYSRAQLLSYNTTIDRAMFDAAGTGVGTLAVMLAIALVREMIGQGRLAGFSVFPPAPWPLLNTLFGGILLTGILLAIFNLLVKNKK
- a CDS encoding phosphatase PAP2 family protein, translating into MKNKKSKIAICFYLLLLAFYVIPQCQAQSLDQRLFNQIHDRWQRDWLDKPMELLTDAGEAEIGIALCAGVGLFGGEKARQNAKLALTADLASALLTYGLKNAVNRPRPEGPTERSNSSFPSGHSTGAFALATVFAHQYPRIAIPCYTAAAGVALSRVYLGRHYPSDVLAGAVIGFATAKLVLHFRKGILDFEFDTWLQKKFKKDESPALPDSSVLQ
- a CDS encoding 4Fe-4S binding protein; its protein translation is MGISQKILDLLPGLNCGLCGSYQGCLGYARRLEQGEPDLGLCLPGGESLRSKLLEFWAEKNAGMQAEVSFLICQGDSHKSADRFEHQGISTCRAAMLTFGGPRQCLYGCLRFGDCVAACPYGAITVGKQGLPKVDFTKCRGCGRCAKACPKQIFKLSPKSQQIFLACSNQSKHEGFTGACQSGCTTCGVCLEACPYGAVSWEGSLPKIDYQRCRSCSICVIKCPPKSYIDRIPIRPTAFIGLQCNGCGQCKPVCPTDCIIGKKNEHHKVIRGQCIGCGLCFEVCPQKAVTMLGALGHVDLTRF